The Camelina sativa cultivar DH55 chromosome 16, Cs, whole genome shotgun sequence sequence catgATTGTTGACTTTTGACTATATGTTAAGTAAGTTTATTGTCTTAGTAGATCAacgtaaaaaaatataagccTGTATTTTGGTAATATACCAACcatcttaaaatataaatcGACAACGTATTTAAGTCTACTTATTATATTAAGGCAATAAAAACGACTCTTGTGTTGCCAATATATAATTCAACCAAAATGAATATAAGCCGACCGACAAAATAATTTACGTGAAGATATTTTATCAATTCAAAACAGTAAAAATCTAATGGGGATAAATAAatcgagaaaaataaaatgtgagTCGAGGAACATGAAATATAAGTTGACAGTGTAAATAAGTcgttggttttaaaaaatcaatgaattagaatttagaatatAAACCATTTGTTTCTAAACAGgttaactttattttaattttcagttGACCAACACAGAATATAGGTCAACGATTCAAACAagtcaatttttattaataacatgAAGAAATCTATTGACCGAAAATGTCaactaagaaataaataattcaacCGTTAGCAAAAATGTGTAAACATGAGTATAAGCTATGCTCTTTTAATGGATCacaaatgtcataaaaattCGGATCGGATATCGATTCCATGGTCACACATAATCTAATATATacacttaacaaaaaaataagtagtaCTGTACTTACCTGTAAAATCATCGCCAATTTTTTTGTAGTCAGTAGTTGTGTTAGAATACGAAAACCCAACACCAACGGGAGATTCTAGAAACAATATGTTGGCCACTGCATCAGCAAATTTAAACACATCTATTAACCTATTAacctttatatataattaaaatcccTAACTGGAAATTAAAAGAACATGACTAGctataaacaaaaatcattctATTCATTACCATGTGAGATGAAAAGCCCATAAACTTTTGTATATATGTAgtacaagttatatatatatattgttaatgtaacaaaaaaaaaattgtgtataccATGATTCCATGCGTGGGGGTTAAATTTAAGACTGTTTCCTTTGTTATCCACAAGAAATGGACCAATTTCTTGTATTGCTCCGTATCCCACGGAAGAACATCCAGGGCCTATACTTAAgagtatagatatatatatcagaaaaaCAGCAATATAAGTCTCccactaaatttaaaaaaaaaaatattatatgtgcAAATTAACATAATATGTTTCCTTAGAAGTCAAATGTTGAGTTTGATTACCTCCATTAAGCCACAGTACTAAAGGCTTCTGGTTTGGGAGTCTCATAGCCTCgaaaaaccaataaaacataGCCCTGCCATTCTTTTTATCAACTGGGACATAACCGGCATAATGTTTGAAGCTCACACTAGATTGACCAGGCAAATCCGTGACGAGATCTCGCATTGCTTCTTGATTATCAGATGAAACAAACATGGAAAGAGTGCAAAGACATAGCGCACTCAAGAAACTGTAAATGTTCATTTTTTGATGAGTCATTAGGGAGtgagattatataaaaaataagagaacaaGAAGTAAAATGAGGTGGTTGAGAGATAAGGCTTggattttcatataatttatatggATTTCATCTAATTTATACGGAAAGATTGTGtgaattgattttttcttttgccttttattttaagaaggaaataaataaattaggtAGATATGAAAGAATAGTCCTTTTGGGCAATGAATAGATTTAATGTCATAATGTTAGTCAACTCTTGATTattattaagaaacaaaaaaaatctgaacGAATTTCCATTAATATGAATCaagataataattaatatgaattAATATGTAGCTAATAATTTGTGAAAGTGTTGTTGATTTGTGAATCAAGATTGAAAGCTGttgacaagggaaaaaaaaaacgtttaacTAACATACCGCGGACAATTCTAAGTGgtgaaactaacaaaaaaatgttgaattcATATTATCGTCTACTTCACTGCTCAAACGACAAGCATAAATCACCGATTTTATCGACATGTTGTATGTTTATCAAAATTTAACCACTATTTGATactatttttagtattttataaaatcaaatagtACAAAATATAGAGTTAAATTTATTACAGGTATAGACGTGGTTGCAATGAGTCTGGCACAAGTAAGCTAAGGTATACTAGCATTACATGCATTCGTTTATAACTTACTCTACCGTGAACACGAAAAGGTAAACATAAACTTGGATAGCGTCTATATGATCACTTTCTGAGAAAATTTatcactttttctattttaaattagccacaattttaaatttgtttctaacTCTGTCGCAATGAAGGAGGAGGAACTCCGTTGAGGAAGGCAGAGAAAAACGCGAGGGATTCACTGGGTTTGAAGGAAGGCACATCATGCCCTGCTCCTCTGAACGTTGCAAACGTTAGACCTTCGTATTCTTGAAACCATCCACTTACCtataaatcatcaaacaaaacaaaaaaaatcacgcTTCAGAAACAAATTGCGGTATAAAATAACATTGACTAGTAATGATATGATTGTGATTATTTACTGCATGTTACCTGTTTTTCATGGTACCATGGCCTCCAAGCTGTCTTGATTGGTAATTCCAGTTTATTTATGCAGTACCTTGTTGAGAGTACCGGAACTCTTCCGTCAGTATCACCGCTGAAtcattacataaaatttaataattcagCAGGTTATTACAatagaatttatttttctttggaaCCAATAAGATAATGGAAACTAGATGAAAATTCATTTAGCTTGGGTGGCAAGAAACTAAGTTGACAACGTGTGTTTCAGTCCATTGCTCATATGTTCTTATTGGGTTTCGAAGTATCAATGTAGAAAACTTAAatataattgtttcttttaattatttttgtcaaaaatataacCTAAAATTTACCTGTAAACCCAAACTCTAATTCCTCCTGCGATGAGTTTCTTATATATAGGCAAAACCGAAGGCTTTGAATCAGTCCAGTTCCAATTATTTAGAATATCAGCACTGtttcgaccaaaaaaaataagaaaaagagattaattTAGATATTCATATTCTCTATAAGATATAATTATTCgcagaaagaaataaattataataggaGTAATACATACTTGCAAATGGTCCAGTTCTTGGGATGTACACCATCAGTGGCGTGAAGAGCTTTCTGAACATCAGCTCGGTTGTAGAATACTTTTGCGTAATCATCCAAACACGGGTCAAAGCCATCGAACAGCCTCGGTATCTGTTTAAGAGTTTCAGCTAAGTTCTTGTAGCAAACTATAGCACACATATTTAATGAATGTATTGTAAACTTAATTAGTTTACCGTCTTGGAATTGGCGTAGGAATAAAGCTTTGATGAATGGTGAATGCAGGTAGGAGTGTAGAGGCTGAATTGATCAATCTCTTTGTATTGTTTGAGTATTTCGTCTACGCCTTCTTTGCAATCTTTAACGTCCCAAGTAGTGTTACTATTAAAATTGCAACTTCTTTTTATGACTCTATATGTCTCGTCTGATATCACTGCGTGGCTCCACGCATAATCCACCCATCCTGTCCAATCTTCCACGTATGATGTCAACGGATTTCCAAGCTGCGTcaataataagtaaataaaaaaacaaatatcatgtCTTGAATGGAACATGCGACAATGTACGCGCGATGTGTTTGTTTTAGCGTTTATCGCAATTAGACGTATTATTAAAATGTCCTTAACCTTCAATCATCAACTCTAGAATATATACAAAGATTGGTCTAATTTTAAACAATGTACGAATATGTACACTTGTTTAGTGGTATaggaaaatttgaaaatataccTAAATGTCCTTAAACTTCAATTATGAGGTCTATAATAAATAGATTTCATCAAATTGTTTAGTGTCATGCATGCGAATCAAACATACGGGATTGTacgatgtttttttcttttgtgtccTATGAGAACCAAATGAGGTAAATACCAAAATGCCCTTTAAATTAATGTGAAGTGACAAGTTGTCGTCGTGTTCCTTGTTCTTGTCGTAAATAACCTCTGCAAGCTCGGGTACGTATTTCCCTGTAAATTCTTTATATAACTCAAAACATGGATATATAACACAATCTTAGATGACGTATTATATAATTTCGATTTTTCTATGAAATTTAAAACCTGCATAGCTCTCTCCTGCGATATAGAACAAGTTTTCTTTGTAAGCTGGGAATCTCACGAACCACTTTAGGAGAAAAGCATATGTGTCTCTCGCTGTTGCttgtaaataaaaacaatcaattGAGACttctaacaagtaacaacaaatatatatatatatatatataactttatacgtacataaaatataatttcatatagATAAATTACCtgtaaagaaataaattaaaaaaaaaaaaagattacctGTAAAGTCATCGCCGAGTTTTCTATAATCACTACTTGTGTTTGAATACGAAAACCCAACACCAGCCGGAGATTCAAGAAACAGTACGTTGGCCTCTGCCCCAGTATACCAAATTTAACTCAATTAGTGTTGTttatgatgaatgatgatgatgatgatgatgatgataatgatacgatggacataatataaaataaaatacaatagcATACCTTTATTCCATGCGTAGGGGTTAGACTTAACACTGTTTCCTTTGTTATCCACGAGAAATGGACCAATCTCTTGTGTTGCTCCGTATCCCACAGAAGAACAGCCAGGacctattattaattattaacaaTGACAAATCCAAATGTGTCCCCCCATACGTCCAATCCAAAcataattataactaaaaatatgtgaaataGCATAAATATAATGTGTTTTCCATGCAAGTCAAAATTGAGTTTGGTTACCTCCATTAAGCCATAGTAATAAAGGCTTCACGTTGGGATAATTAGTCATAGCTTCGAAGAACCAATAAAACAAAGCCCTCCCACTGGGTTCATCGACAGTGACATAACCGGCGTAATGTCTGAAGCTAACTTTTGGTTGGCCAGGAAAGTTTGTCACGAGATCTCTCTTTGCTTCTGAAGTATCAGATGAAACAAAAGCGAAAAAAGTGCAAAGACACAAAGCAATGGATACACTGAAAATGTTCATAGTTCGATGATTCAGATTTTTAGTGGAGATAGTGAGAAGTAACGAGGTGTGAAATGGTGTCTCTCTAAGAGATAAAAACAAGGATGAATGAAAACTACAAGGGATTTTTTTAAGATATGAGATGTATGAGACAGAGGCTTTAATGTATCCACTATTTATAAGGAAAGATCCTCACACAGTTAATGAGAAGCTGGTAATTAGCTGTAATTAGGTGATTGGGACCTAAACCAACATGACATTAATGTATCAGCCTATTAATTTTATCAAGAACTACCTTTATTTAGTTAATGTGGCATTGTATTTGTAGTATCTTATGATTTTCATAGTGCGCACATTGAAGTTTAACATGATATAATATGGATTTATGTCGACTACTTGGTTCCAAAAGTTACGAATAATTTCAGAAAAAAGAGTCTATCTACTTTTTCCCAAACTCTTCCCAAAATTAACAACTAATAAcccataaatattatattacaggTATTTCATCAGAAAGTCATCGTAAAATTCTACAACTACAAGCAACGTAATATTTCAGTAATAAGAAATTATGGTGTACTTTTAACCTTAAGATAGTTCatattaatatttcatttaatattaCTATGATCCATTACCACATAACAGGTAATTCTTCGATCAAATCATTCTAactaattttctaatataattacGAATCTCTTTGAATATAATGGCATGACTTTATGGAGCGGATGAAGCACTTTCTCTTTGATGGGTTTTAAATCTTTAATCTATGAAATTGCAAAAAGAGATGCAACTTTATTGTCGTATCAAACCTGTGAAATTACGATACCTGGTTCCCACAATAGCATAAGAGCGATTAAAATAGGTAGATAAAACGAGTGGTTGGAATAAGTGGTTAAGAGGTAATTAGAAGCTTAAACGAGGTAGTTGGTAACTGCCTAATACGTATGTATGCAACCGCTTTGTTTATAAAACAGtcggttgaaatttttttatatttttatattttgaaaaatattgtgtatttatattatttactaaaatagtttttaaaataaaattgaatttttaaaaaataatttaaacttaaGTTAAAATGTTGTTgctttttacaataatatttttactattcaACTGCTTGTTACCAATTGTGACTATTATTTAACTGCTAGTTTTAattcaatcaattttttttccttatatttttTCTAACCAACTTTTCTTTAATCAGTTTTTTTGCAACAACTAAAAAATTTAAGTCTTTTTAAAACGgtattaaaagtatacaaaaacaTGACACACCGATATCAATAGGTAATATGTTAGCTTGGGCATCAAGCTAGTAAGTATCaacaaattgtatatatagtaactagtaagtaacaacaaattgtatatatagtaagTAACAACAAATTGTAGCTAGGATGTGGTAAACGAGAGTCAACATACATAATTTAGATAAATGAAACTCAAACACAGAGGAGGTAAAATATAATCTTGGTAGTAAATTTTTTCATAACCAATGAGCTCGGAAATTTTCCAACaacgagaaaagaaaaagacatggCACGTTGAAATGTATTTAAACCTATGGTCTTTGCGAAAGGAATTTGAGGTAgaaattctaaattaaatttgatgttgctttcacttttaaaaaaatggtttagcTAGTGCGTATagttttttgaatttctttattttgttcaatCTTCTGATCAGTTAAAAATAATAGATTacgttaaaatataaaaaagagaacaaacTATAAATAgtactgttttctttttcaatatatatatatatatatatatatatatggtgtttATTTGAATGGTTATGATTTATGACATGGAATTCAACTTACCATATTAAGGAACTAGAGGGGAAATTTATTCGCATTAAATTTTCCGTGTGACATTCGGTATTTTCTCTATtactcaatatatttttatattttatggaaAAGTTAGATGTataatttctcttttgtttttgtgtaatAGAAAATTGGTTTAAACAGTTCGATGACATCATTTGGTTTATAATAGAGAAAGACTTATGCAGTCTTATATACTAACCTTTCCATAGAACTCTTTAGTTAGTGAATTGCCACTAGATTGTAACTTATAGGTTATCGTTGGTCTATATTTAGAATGCGTGAATATAATAATTCTCCTAACATCTGAGAATACGCGCGTGGATACCTtattaatcttgttttctccAAGAaccttttttaataatcttcATATGGTTATAATGCTAACGACTTTATTGTCATTAGCATTACTTTAACGCGAATTGAATATATTGAGAAAAATAGCAAATGATAGGGACCTCTTCTGTTAGTCATGGTTCTATTTTTGCATGGATGTCCACCTATTGTTTCTATAAAAGACTCAGTTTTGTACTAACATATCAAAATATGTGCATTTGTATTTGTAATAAT is a genomic window containing:
- the LOC104752779 gene encoding serine carboxypeptidase-like 32, with the translated sequence MNIFSVSIALCLCTFFAFVSSDTSEAKRDLVTNFPGQPKVSFRHYAGYVTVDEPSGRALFYWFFEAMTNYPNVKPLLLWLNGGPGCSSVGYGATQEIGPFLVDNKGNSVKSNPYAWNKEANVLFLESPAGVGFSYSNTSSDYRKLGDDFTARDTYAFLLKWFVRFPAYKENLFYIAGESYAGKYVPELAEVIYDKNKEHDDNLSLHINLKGILLGNPLTSYVEDWTGWVDYAWSHAVISDETYRVIKRSCNFNSNTTWDVKDCKEGVDEILKQYKEIDQFSLYTPTCIHHSSKLYSYANSKTIPRLFDGFDPCLDDYAKVFYNRADVQKALHATDGVHPKNWTICNADILNNWNWTDSKPSVLPIYKKLIAGGIRVWVYSGDTDGRVPVLSTRYCINKLELPIKTAWRPWYHEKQVSGWFQEYEGLTFATFRGAGHDVPSFKPSESLAFFSAFLNGVPPPSLRQS